A stretch of the Arachis stenosperma cultivar V10309 chromosome 6, arast.V10309.gnm1.PFL2, whole genome shotgun sequence genome encodes the following:
- the LOC130935858 gene encoding ATP-citrate synthase alpha chain protein 2, protein MARKKIREYQSKRLLKDHLSRLASINLEIQSAQVTESTDFTELTNQHPWLSSTKLVVKPDMLFGKRGKSGLVALNLDIAQVADFVKARLGVEVDIAGCKAPITTFIVEPFVPHDQEFYLSIVSERLGSAISFSDSGGIEIEENWDKVKTIFLPTEKPMTPEACAPLIATLPLEIRGTIGKFIIGVFAVFQDLDFSFLEMNPFTLVNDKPYPLDMRGELDDTAAFKNFNKWGNIEFPLPFGRVLSPTESFIHSLDEKTSASLKFTILNPKGRIWTMVAGGGASVIYADTVGDLGYASELGNYAEYSGAPNKEEVLQYARVVIDCATAEPDGRKRALLIGGGIANFTDVAATFSGIIRALKEKETKLKAARMHIYVRRGGPNYQAGLAKMRALGEELGLPIQVYGPEATMTGICKQAIDCIISEA, encoded by the exons ATGGCTAGGAAGAAGATCAGAGAGTACCAATCCAAGAGGCTCCTCAAGGATCACCTAAGCCGACTCGCTTCCATTAACCTCGAAATTCAATCTGCTCAG GTGACGGAGTCAACGGACTTCACTGAGTTGACTAACCAACACCCATGGCTTTCCTCTACAAAATTGGTGGTCAAGCCTGACATGCTCTTCGGCAAGCGCGGTAAGAGTGGCCTCGTCGCTCTCAATTTGGACATTGCTCAAGTCGCCGATTTTGTCAAAGCACGCCTCGGCGTTGAGGTTGACATCGCTGGTTGCAAGGCACCTATCACCACTTTCATTGTTGAACCCTTTGTTCCACATGATCAAGAATTCTATCTCTCCATTGTTTCCGAACGCCTCGGCTCTGCCATCAGCTTCTCTGATTCTGGCGGCATCGAAATTGAGGAGAACTGGGATAAG gTTAAGACTATATTCCTTCCAACAGAGAAACCTATGACTCCGGAGGCGTGTGCGCCGCTGATTGCTACACTTCCTTTGGAG ATTCGGGGCACAATTGGCAAATTCATAATCGGTGTGTTTGCTGTCTTTCAAG ACTTGGACTTCAGTTTCCTAGAGATGAATCCATTTACACTGGTGAATGACAAGCCATATCCACTGGATATGAGAGGGGAATTGGATGACACTGCTGCATTCAAGAACTTCAACAA GTGGGGTAATATAGAGTTTCCATTGCCTTTTGGAAGAGTTCTGAGCCCCACAGAAAGCTTCATTCATTCCTTGGATGAGAAG ACAAGTGCATCTTTGAAGTTTACTATATTGAACCCAAAAGGACGCATTTGGACAATGGTAGCTGGAGGCGGTGCAAGTGTTATATATGCCGATACT GTTGGAGATTTAGGTTACGCATCAGAGCTTGGAAACTATGCTGAGTATAGTGGAGCTCCAAATAAGGAGGAGGTGTTACAGTATGCAAGAGTTGTAATTGAT TGTGCCACTGCTGAGCCCGATGGCCGTAAGAGAGCCCTTCTTATTGGAGGTGGCATTGCAAACTTCACTGATGTTGCCGCCACGTTTAGTGGGATTATTCGAGCCCTGAAAGAGAAG GAAACAAAGCTTAAAGCTGCAAGAATGCACATTTATGTCAGAAGAGGAGGTCCAAATTATCAGGCTGGTTTAGCGAAGATGCGTGCACTGGGGGAGGAACTGGGACTACCGATTCAG GTTTATGGACCAGAGGCTACAATGACTGGCATATGTAAACAGGCTATTGATTGCATAATCTCTGAAGCATAA
- the LOC130935610 gene encoding probable receptor-like protein kinase At5g18500, with amino-acid sequence MGGNLNAELSKKTPFLGLKVWEIVGVVVGLSIIMILSLLSLCLTSRKKSRKSNDKNIPVSQIPTVSKEIKEVRVEQVSPNGFASHDGILLTIHDKTDDKESDKVMVHLGVGKMKNNGGSSSQLGSFHPIEKDGGGSLSGEDGSFGTVAVHNHSSSYPITAPSPLSGLPEFSHLGWGHWFTLRDLELATNRFSKDNVIGEGGYGVVYRGQLINGTPVAVKKILNNIGQAEKEFRVEVEAIGHVRHKNLVRLLGYCIEGTHRMLVYEYVNNGNLEQWLHGGMRHHGYLTWEARIKILLGTAKALAYLHEAIEPKVVHRDIKSSNILIDDDFNAKVSDFGLAKLLGAGKSHVTTRVMGTFGYVAPEYANTGLLNEKSDVYSFGVLLLEAITGRDPVDYGRPTHEVNLVDWLKMMVGNRRSEEVMDPNIETKPSIRALKRALLTALRCLDPDSEKRPKMSQVVRMLESEEYPLAREDRRNRRNRGQSGDIDSQKDYSDTDKSEIQGSR; translated from the exons ATGGGTGGTAATCTTAATGCTGAATTATCCAAGAAAACTCCATTTCTTGGCCTCAAGGTTTGGGAAATAGTTGGAGTTGTGGTTGGATTGTCTATTATTATGATCCTCTCCTTGCTATCACTGTGTCTTACCTCAAGGAAGAAATCTAGAAAATCCAATGATAAGAACATTCCTGTTAGTCAGATACCAACTGTCTcaaaggaaatcaaggaagtGCGGGTTGAGCAAGTATCACCGAATGGGTTTGCTTCCCATGATGGAATACTTCTTACCATTCATGACAAAACCGATGACAAAGAATCAGACAAGGTCATGGTTCATTTAGGTGTGGGGAAGATGAAGAATAATGGGGGTAGTAGCAGCCAATTAGGCTCATTTCATCCAATAGAGAAAGATGGAGGTGGGTCACTTTCTGGAGAAGATGGTAGCTTCGGCACGGTTGCGGTGCACAACCACTCTTCTTCTTACCCTATAACAGCTCCTTCGCCTCTGTCTGGCCTCCCAGAGTTCTCTCACTTGGGCTGGGGTCACTGGTTTACCTTGAGGGATCTTGAACTTGCTACGAACCGTTTTTCCAAAGACAATGTCATCGGTGAAGGTGGTTATGGAGTTGTTTACCGAGGACAGTTGATCAACGGGACACCGGTGGCAGTTAAAAAGATACTCAACAACAT TGGTCAAGCTGAGAAAGAATTTAGAGTGGAAGTTGAAGCCATTGGACATGTCCGGCACAAAAACTTGGTTCGCCTTTTGGGGTACTGCATTGAAGGGACTCACAG GATGTTAGTCTATGAGTATGTGAATAATGGAAACTTGGAGCAATGGCTTCATGGAGGTATGCGTCACCATGGATATCTTACCTGGGAAGCGCGTATCAAGATTCTCCTTGGAACGGCCAAAGC GCTTGCATATTTGCATGAAGCAATTGAGCCAAAGGTGGTACACCGAGATATAAAGTCAAGTAATATATTAATTGATGATGATTTCAATGCCAAGGTTTCTGATTTTGGCCTGGCAAAGTTATTGGGTGCTGGAAAGAGTCATGTCACAACACGAGTTATGGGAACCTTTGG GTATGTGGCTCCTGAATATGCAAATACTGGCCTTCTTAATGAAAAGAGTGATGTTTATAGCTTTGGTGTTTTGCTACTGGAAGCAATTACCGGAAGAGATCCAGTAGATTATGGACGCCCAACACATGAA GTGAATCTGGTTGATTGGCTGAAGATGATGGTTGGAAACAGGAGATCAGAAGAAGTGATGGATCCAAACATTGAGACAAAACCATCAATCAGAGCTTTAAAACGGGCACTCTTAACTGCTTTAAGATGCTTGGATCCAGATTCTGAGAAAAGGCCCAAGATGAGCCAAGTTGTGCGTATGCTGGAGTCAGAAGAATACCCTTTAGCAAGAGAG GACCGGAGGAACAGAAGAAACCGAGGGCAAAGTGGTGATATTGATTCCCAAAAGGATTATTCTGACACAGACAAGAGTGAGATTCAAGGTTCTAGATAA
- the LOC130935611 gene encoding S-adenosylmethionine synthase 1-like encodes MDTFLFTSESVNEGHPDKLCDQISDAVLDACLEQDPESKVACETCTKTNLVMVFGEITTKANVDYEKIVRDTCRGIGFVSDDVGLDADNCNVLVYLEQQSPDIAQGVHGNLTKRPEEIGAGDQGHMFGYATDETPEFMPLSHVLATQLGARLTEVRKNGTCTWLRPDGKTQVTVEYYNDNGAMVPVRVHTVLISTQHDETVTNDEIAADLKEHVIKHVIPEKYLDEKTIFHLNPSGRFVIGGPHGDAGLTGRKIIVDTYGGWGAHGGGAFSGKDPTKVDRSGAYIARQAAKSIVASGIARRCIVQISYAIGVPDPLSVFIDTYGTGKVPDREILKIVRENFDFRPGMVSNDLDLKRGGNGRFLKTAAYGHFGRDDPDFTWEIVKPLHWEKPQE; translated from the coding sequence ATGGATACCTTCCTCTTCACTTCTGAGTCAGTGAATGAGGGTCACCCTGATAAGCTTTGTGACCAGATTTCTGATGCAGTCCTTGATGCCTGCCTAGAGCAAGATCCAGAAAGCAAGGTTGCCTGTGAGACCTGCACAAAGACCAACTTGGTCATGGTCTTTGGAGAGATTACCACCAAAGCCAATGTGGACTATGAGAAGATTGTTCGCGACACGTGCCGCGGGATAGGCTTTGTGTCCGATGATGTTGGCCTTGATGCAGACAATTGCAATGTATTGGTTTACCTGGAGCAGCAAAGCCCTGACATTGCACAGGGTGTCCATGGCAACCTCACAAAGCGGCCGGAGGAGATTGGTGCAGGTGATCAGGGTCACATGTTTGGCTATGCCACGGACGAGACACCAGAATTTATGCCTCTCAGTCATGTCCTCGCTACCCAGCTCGGCGCTCGCCTCACCGAGGTGCGCAAGAATGGGACCTGCACTTGGTTGAGACCTGATGGGAAAACACAAGTTACTGTGGAATACTACAATGACAATGGTGCAATGGTCCCGGTCCGTGTCCACACTGTTCTGATTTCCACGCAGCATGATGAAACGGTTACCAATGATGAAATTGCTGCTGACCTCAAAGAGCATGTAATTAAGCATGTGATACCTGAGAAGTACTTGGATGAGAAGACCATTTTCCATCTCAACCCGTCTGGCCGGTTCGTGATTGGCGGCCCTCATGGTGATGCCGGCCTCACTGGGCGCAAAATCATTGTCGACACATATGGTGGTTGGGGAGCACATGGTGGCGGTGCCTTCTCTGGGAAGGACCCCACCAAGGTGGATAGGAGTGGAGCCTATATTGCTAGACAGGCTGCAAAGAGTATTGTGGCCAGTGGAATTGCAAGAAGGTGCATTGTGCAAATTTCATATGCAATTGGTGTTCCTGACCCATTATCTGTGTTTATTGACACTTATGGGACAGGGAAGGTTCCAGACAGGGAGATTCTGAAGATTGTGAGGGAGAACTTTGACTTTAGGCCTGGAATGGTTTCCAATGATTTGGACCTCAAGAGGGGTGGGAATGGCAGGTTCTTGAAGACTGCTGCTTATGGACATTTTGGAAGAGATGACCCTGATTTCACATGGGAGATTGTGAAGCCTCTCCATTGGGAGAAGCCCCAAGAATAA